A section of the Candidatus Cloacimonadota bacterium genome encodes:
- a CDS encoding LysM peptidoglycan-binding domain-containing protein: protein MRMDKFPATRRMLINLLALLALLPASLVAEMLTHRVVSGDTLYNISKRYGVSIEDIKALNNLRDNTISLNQVLKIKEVDRYAAIVAQPEPQSGFAAGAKLEADANIPMFTASIDAEGNWLNIRRLPANALHAEDAAGNRYYAGVFSQKTEFGQITLQARTAPSGLTDTWLACQDSAGKWLWAKNLAFVKDEGEPQLALAVGSSGSVCVAGAFSGKTELNRQEYLASGGGDIWLAGFDKGGEPLWQKRASCSGTASRPALALGSDGLLCLAGDFSGSLTLGSLGIASGGETDIFAAGLDSAGNWLWAEKTNGAKSENLLKLSLAKDGAFIIAGSSTGNLVLGGANIGSKPDGSGNVIFISRLSADATWNWGSRLQQLSTDCFRKCFDTDAAGNTWFADNYYGNPIPNPIYDGALSVNSSLSLVDSQGRKLWTRSLEGTDVSIDWISSGRQKDLFVAGTFSGSLSLDSQKLSAGGHKAQFYARFDADGKCLWARKWLGTDLLFLDNDLAGNLYLVAKYRPYIDSGGEPFFLDRYEGKLFVARLDEAGNWCWAARTEASQPQHLIGADIDFKGNLRVTGSCPGEMSFGAQQP, encoded by the coding sequence ATGAGAATGGATAAGTTCCCGGCCACGCGGCGGATGCTCATCAACCTACTGGCGCTGCTTGCCTTGCTGCCTGCGTCATTGGTTGCGGAGATGCTCACCCACCGCGTGGTTTCCGGCGACACCCTTTACAACATTAGCAAGCGCTACGGCGTTAGCATAGAGGACATCAAGGCCCTGAACAACCTGCGCGATAACACCATCAGCCTCAACCAGGTGCTCAAGATCAAGGAAGTGGACCGCTACGCGGCGATAGTGGCCCAGCCGGAACCCCAAAGCGGATTTGCCGCCGGGGCAAAGCTTGAAGCCGACGCGAACATTCCCATGTTCACCGCCAGCATAGATGCCGAGGGCAACTGGCTGAACATCCGCCGGCTACCGGCCAACGCCCTGCACGCTGAAGACGCGGCCGGAAACCGTTACTACGCCGGGGTTTTCTCCCAAAAGACGGAATTCGGGCAAATCACCCTGCAGGCACGAACCGCCCCCAGCGGCCTTACGGATACCTGGCTGGCCTGCCAGGACAGCGCCGGAAAATGGCTCTGGGCCAAGAACCTGGCCTTTGTGAAGGATGAAGGCGAACCGCAGCTTGCTTTGGCTGTGGGGTCTTCAGGCTCTGTTTGTGTAGCGGGTGCCTTCAGCGGCAAAACCGAGCTCAATAGACAGGAATACCTTGCTTCGGGTGGCGGCGATATCTGGCTAGCCGGATTCGACAAAGGTGGAGAACCGCTCTGGCAGAAGCGGGCAAGCTGTTCCGGAACCGCTTCCCGGCCCGCCCTGGCCCTGGGCTCTGACGGCCTCCTCTGCCTGGCAGGGGATTTCAGTGGCAGCCTAACCCTGGGTTCCCTGGGCATTGCCTCCGGCGGCGAAACCGACATTTTCGCTGCCGGCCTCGATTCCGCTGGCAACTGGCTTTGGGCGGAAAAGACCAACGGGGCTAAATCCGAAAACCTGCTTAAACTGAGCTTAGCCAAGGATGGCGCTTTCATCATCGCCGGCTCCAGCACCGGCAACCTTGTGCTGGGTGGCGCTAACATCGGCTCCAAGCCCGATGGCTCCGGCAACGTCATTTTCATCTCCCGTCTCAGCGCCGACGCAACTTGGAACTGGGGCAGCCGCCTGCAGCAGCTTTCCACCGATTGCTTCAGAAAGTGTTTCGATACCGATGCCGCTGGCAATACCTGGTTCGCGGACAATTATTACGGAAACCCCATCCCCAACCCCATCTACGATGGCGCTTTGAGTGTGAATTCAAGCCTTTCTTTGGTGGACAGCCAGGGTAGAAAGCTCTGGACCCGTTCTCTGGAGGGAACGGACGTTTCCATCGATTGGATAAGCTCAGGCCGCCAGAAGGACCTGTTTGTGGCGGGCACTTTTTCCGGCAGCCTCAGCCTGGACAGCCAGAAGTTAAGCGCCGGAGGGCATAAAGCCCAGTTTTACGCGCGTTTCGACGCCGACGGCAAATGCCTCTGGGCCCGCAAATGGCTGGGAACGGACCTCCTCTTTCTGGATAACGACCTGGCCGGGAATCTCTATCTGGTGGCCAAATACAGGCCTTACATCGATTCCGGTGGCGAACCTTTCTTCCTTGACCGGTATGAAGGGAAGCTTTTCGTAGCCCGCCTGGATGAAGCCGGAAACTGGTGTTGGGCGGCCCGGACGGAAGCCAGCCAGCCCCAGCACCTGATTGGCGCGGACATCGATTTCAAAGGAAACCTGCGGGTTACGGGTTCCTGCCCTGGAGAAATGAGCTTCGGCGCCCAACAGCCCTGA
- a CDS encoding PLP-dependent aminotransferase family protein, translating to MNYTNTFSKVTKAMKSSLIRELVASTKNIPNLISFAGGFPSPKTFPYAQLSEIFSDVVQNEGRDVLQYGASEGDTLLKQQLMKWEGYDLSPDEMIITVGATNALYYYGKTLVDPGDVVLCEAPTFLGSLVAFDALGADCQTVPFDNDGIIMKQMDAKVRALRQQGKKIKFLYIIPDFHNPGGISYSIERRRELIRFCLANEIPIVEDNPYSRLRYSGEPLPTFYRLAHEEFSGTSIVTEIVSFSKILGPGMRIAFAKGDKDLITKMVSWQQKVNITPDCVAQRVVARFLEQGLMDPHIESIRAFYAPYLAKMLSDLEAFMPPSVSWTKPKGGIFLWMTLPEQVNADELFVKAAQNKVSFIPGSKFYPEGQERFNTLRLNYSFATPEQIETGIRRLAELLA from the coding sequence ATGAACTACACCAATACCTTCTCCAAGGTGACAAAAGCGATGAAATCCTCGCTCATCCGTGAACTGGTGGCCTCCACCAAGAACATTCCCAACCTGATCTCTTTCGCCGGAGGCTTTCCCTCCCCCAAAACCTTTCCCTACGCCCAACTGTCGGAAATATTCAGCGATGTGGTCCAAAATGAAGGCCGCGACGTGCTGCAATACGGCGCTAGCGAAGGCGACACCCTGCTCAAGCAGCAGCTCATGAAATGGGAGGGCTATGACCTCAGCCCGGACGAGATGATCATCACCGTGGGCGCCACCAACGCCCTTTACTATTACGGCAAAACCCTGGTCGATCCCGGCGATGTGGTCCTCTGCGAAGCCCCCACCTTTTTGGGCTCGCTGGTGGCCTTTGACGCCCTGGGAGCAGATTGCCAGACCGTCCCCTTTGACAATGACGGCATCATCATGAAACAGATGGACGCAAAGGTCCGCGCCCTTCGCCAGCAAGGCAAAAAAATCAAGTTCCTCTACATCATCCCGGATTTCCACAATCCCGGCGGCATCAGCTACAGCATCGAGCGGCGGCGGGAACTCATCCGTTTCTGCCTGGCCAACGAAATCCCCATCGTTGAAGACAACCCCTATTCCCGCCTCAGATACAGCGGTGAGCCTCTGCCCACCTTTTACCGCCTGGCCCATGAGGAATTCAGCGGAACTTCCATCGTTACGGAAATTGTGTCTTTCTCGAAGATTCTCGGCCCAGGAATGCGCATCGCCTTTGCCAAAGGAGACAAAGACCTGATCACGAAAATGGTATCCTGGCAGCAAAAGGTGAACATCACCCCGGATTGCGTTGCCCAGAGGGTTGTCGCCCGCTTTTTGGAGCAGGGCCTGATGGACCCCCACATCGAAAGCATCCGCGCTTTCTATGCGCCCTATCTGGCTAAAATGCTTTCCGACCTCGAAGCCTTCATGCCTCCCAGCGTGAGCTGGACCAAGCCCAAGGGCGGCATTTTCCTCTGGATGACCCTCCCCGAACAAGTCAACGCCGATGAGCTGTTCGTCAAGGCCGCCCAGAACAAGGTTTCCTTCATCCCCGGCTCCAAGTTCTATCCCGAGGGGCAGGAACGCTTCAACACCCTGCGGCTTAATTACAGCTTCGCCACTCCGGAGCAGATAGAAACAGGCATCCGGCGCCTGGCTGAACTGCTGGCTTAA
- the asnS gene encoding asparagine--tRNA ligase, translating into MTMKNILIANIAAHLGEEITLRGWVRTIRHSGKLLFIVLRDGTGEVQCVAFQPELGEEMFETAKRLTLESSVIISGTAKPHQKKEGQFELAISSVTPIQVAEDYPIGKKEHGPDFLLSNRHLWIRSSKQWAVLRIRHAVYYAICDWLNRNYFVRFDSPILTPNACEGTTTLFELDYFDEGKAYLSQSGQLYLETGIMSLGRVYDFGPVFRAERSKTRKHLTEFWMMDAEAAFVEHEESMQIQEDLIRHVIRTILKDCDTELTILERDKEGLKAADAPFKIMTYTEAVDYLRSQGSEIEHGSDLGAADEVLLTAGSPVPVFIEKWPRQIKAFYMKRDPHNPDLVLGSDLIAPEGFGEIIGGSQREDDHNLLLWRMQAENMPIEDYQWFLDLRKYGSVPHSGFGVGLERVVAWMSGVHHIRETIPFPRMIYRIYP; encoded by the coding sequence ATGACCATGAAAAACATTTTGATAGCCAACATCGCCGCCCATTTGGGCGAAGAAATCACCCTCCGGGGCTGGGTGCGCACCATCCGCCACAGCGGCAAGCTGCTCTTCATCGTGCTGCGCGACGGCACCGGCGAAGTGCAGTGCGTGGCCTTCCAGCCAGAGCTAGGAGAGGAAATGTTCGAAACCGCCAAACGCCTCACCCTGGAATCCTCCGTGATCATCAGCGGAACCGCCAAGCCGCATCAGAAAAAGGAAGGGCAGTTCGAGCTGGCGATCAGTTCCGTCACCCCCATCCAGGTGGCGGAGGATTATCCCATCGGCAAAAAAGAGCACGGACCCGATTTTCTGCTTTCGAACCGCCATCTTTGGATCCGTTCTTCTAAACAGTGGGCCGTGCTGCGCATCCGCCACGCGGTATATTACGCCATCTGCGACTGGCTGAACCGGAACTATTTTGTACGCTTCGATTCGCCCATCCTCACCCCCAACGCCTGCGAAGGCACCACCACCCTCTTTGAGCTGGATTATTTCGACGAGGGCAAGGCCTATCTTTCCCAATCCGGACAGCTTTACCTGGAAACGGGAATCATGAGCCTGGGCCGGGTTTACGATTTCGGCCCGGTCTTCCGCGCCGAACGCTCCAAAACCCGCAAACACCTCACGGAATTCTGGATGATGGATGCCGAGGCCGCCTTTGTGGAACACGAAGAAAGCATGCAAATCCAGGAAGACCTGATCCGCCACGTGATCCGCACCATCCTGAAGGACTGCGACACGGAACTCACCATCCTGGAGCGGGATAAGGAAGGGCTGAAGGCCGCGGACGCCCCCTTCAAAATAATGACCTACACCGAGGCCGTCGATTATCTGCGCTCCCAAGGCAGCGAGATAGAACACGGCAGCGATTTGGGCGCCGCGGACGAAGTTTTGCTAACCGCCGGTTCGCCTGTGCCTGTCTTCATAGAGAAATGGCCCAGGCAAATCAAAGCTTTTTACATGAAACGCGATCCCCATAACCCCGATCTGGTGCTGGGCAGCGACCTCATCGCCCCCGAAGGTTTCGGAGAAATCATCGGCGGCTCGCAGCGCGAGGACGACCACAACCTCCTGCTCTGGAGGATGCAGGCCGAAAACATGCCCATTGAAGACTATCAGTGGTTTCTGGACCTGCGTAAATACGGCAGCGTGCCCCACAGCGGTTTTGGAGTGGGTTTAGAACGCGTGGTCGCCTGGATGAGCGGCGTTCACCACATCCGCGAGACAATACCTTTCCCCAGGATGATATACCGGATATATCCCTGA
- a CDS encoding Gfo/Idh/MocA family oxidoreductase, translating into MLQIGIAGVGRLGRFHAGKILSDPRCALAGVYDIDPVRNQEAARDFGVKAFGSYAELLAACDAVDIVATTSAHYELAKTALHTGKPVFVEKPLCAELKQAEEVAELADKLGLSIQVGHIERFNPIILAAERHISSPLFIESTRISSFRPRGTDVSVVLDLMIHDIDLILDFVNSPLSAVRANGAGILTPTLDIANARLEFACGTVANVTSSRVSLKQERRLRFFQKDAYISLDLIAKRGGVVRRSEAAENLLRQMLRSDEAVKPEELVETQSLEPAPEDKDALALELEAWVDAVLSNTKPVVDGQAGLRAMRAAALITNVINQQPNIKYG; encoded by the coding sequence ATGCTTCAAATAGGTATTGCCGGCGTTGGCCGTCTGGGACGTTTCCACGCCGGCAAGATCCTCTCTGATCCACGCTGCGCGCTGGCCGGGGTTTATGACATCGATCCCGTACGCAACCAGGAAGCCGCCAGGGATTTCGGCGTAAAAGCCTTTGGCAGTTACGCAGAGCTTCTGGCTGCCTGTGACGCCGTGGATATCGTCGCCACCACCAGCGCACACTATGAACTGGCCAAAACCGCGTTGCATACGGGAAAGCCTGTGTTCGTGGAAAAACCGCTCTGCGCCGAACTGAAGCAGGCAGAGGAAGTGGCGGAACTGGCGGATAAGCTGGGCCTGAGCATCCAGGTGGGCCACATCGAACGCTTCAACCCTATTATCCTTGCCGCCGAACGGCACATCAGCTCGCCGCTCTTCATAGAATCCACGCGGATATCAAGTTTCCGGCCCCGCGGCACCGACGTTTCGGTGGTACTGGACCTGATGATCCACGATATAGACCTCATCCTGGATTTCGTAAACAGCCCGCTCTCAGCGGTTCGAGCCAACGGGGCCGGCATCCTCACCCCCACCCTGGACATCGCCAACGCCAGACTGGAATTCGCCTGCGGCACTGTTGCCAACGTCACCTCGTCCCGCGTATCGCTCAAACAGGAACGCCGGTTGCGCTTCTTCCAGAAAGACGCCTATATCTCGCTGGACCTCATCGCAAAACGGGGCGGCGTGGTGCGGCGCAGCGAAGCAGCCGAAAACCTTTTGCGGCAAATGCTGCGTAGCGATGAAGCGGTGAAGCCTGAAGAACTGGTGGAAACCCAAAGCCTCGAGCCGGCTCCGGAGGACAAAGACGCTTTGGCTTTGGAGCTGGAAGCTTGGGTGGATGCCGTTTTGTCAAACACAAAACCAGTGGTTGACGGCCAGGCCGGCTTGCGTGCCATGCGCGCTGCAGCGCTGATAACCAACGTTATCAACCAACAACCAAACATCAAATACGGATGA
- a CDS encoding NAD-dependent epimerase/dehydratase family protein gives MKNILVLGAAGQIGSELVPYLRKIYGGPNVVATYRRTPLIPEIMEGGPCENMDALEAEKMFEVVKRYNIDTIINLVAVLSAVGENKPTLAWKINMDSMINSLEVAKEMGAAVFLPSSIGAFGLSTPMDNTPQDTLMRPTTIYGISKVAAELLGDYYHVKYGVDTRGLRYPGIISNVTLPGGGTTDYAVEIYYEAIKNKSYKCNLSAGTFLDMMYMPDALRALVELMEADPAKLKHRNCFNVSAMSFDPEMIAAEIKKHIPEFHMEYEVDPVKQAIANSWPNSMDHSAAQEEWGWKPEYDLPKMTKDMLEILSKRLG, from the coding sequence ATGAAAAACATCCTTGTCCTCGGAGCAGCCGGTCAGATAGGATCGGAACTGGTTCCCTACCTGAGAAAGATCTACGGAGGCCCGAACGTCGTGGCCACCTACCGCAGAACCCCCCTCATCCCTGAAATCATGGAAGGCGGCCCATGCGAAAACATGGACGCCCTGGAAGCGGAAAAGATGTTCGAAGTGGTGAAAAGATACAACATCGACACCATCATCAACCTGGTGGCAGTACTGTCCGCCGTGGGTGAAAACAAACCGACCCTTGCCTGGAAAATAAACATGGATAGCATGATAAACTCGCTGGAAGTTGCCAAGGAAATGGGCGCTGCAGTGTTTTTACCCTCCTCGATAGGCGCTTTCGGGCTCAGCACCCCGATGGACAACACGCCCCAGGACACGCTGATGCGTCCCACCACCATTTACGGTATCTCCAAGGTGGCAGCAGAGCTTCTGGGCGACTATTACCATGTTAAATACGGTGTGGATACCCGCGGCCTGCGCTACCCGGGCATAATCTCGAACGTGACTCTGCCCGGCGGCGGAACCACCGACTACGCCGTGGAAATCTATTACGAAGCGATCAAAAACAAAAGCTACAAGTGCAATCTGAGCGCCGGGACTTTTTTGGACATGATGTACATGCCGGACGCCCTGCGCGCCCTGGTGGAGCTGATGGAAGCCGATCCCGCCAAACTGAAGCACCGCAACTGCTTCAACGTCTCCGCCATGAGCTTCGATCCAGAAATGATTGCCGCCGAAATCAAGAAACACATTCCCGAATTCCACATGGAATATGAAGTCGACCCCGTGAAACAAGCCATCGCCAATAGCTGGCCGAACTCCATGGATCACAGCGCCGCGCAGGAGGAATGGGGCTGGAAACCTGAATACGACTTGCCCAAAATGACCAAGGACATGCTGGAAATCCTGTCCAAACGACTCGGATAA
- a CDS encoding GntR family transcriptional regulator, producing the protein MKIFNGDTPIYLQLRAHIEELILEGTLAEEAQIHSQRVMASEYGLNPITVGNALSLLVDEGVLEKKRGVGMFVALGAREKIINARSKDFITDSLEPVLRKARQLELPKALITQSLNKIYGGKDE; encoded by the coding sequence ATGAAGATATTCAACGGCGACACGCCAATCTACCTGCAACTTCGAGCCCACATCGAGGAGCTGATCCTGGAGGGGACTCTGGCCGAAGAGGCACAGATCCACTCCCAAAGGGTGATGGCTAGCGAGTATGGGCTGAATCCCATCACGGTGGGCAACGCCCTCAGCCTTCTGGTGGACGAAGGCGTGCTGGAAAAGAAGCGGGGAGTGGGGATGTTTGTGGCCCTGGGCGCGCGGGAGAAGATCATCAACGCCCGCAGCAAGGATTTCATCACGGACAGCCTGGAGCCGGTTCTGCGCAAAGCCCGGCAATTGGAGCTGCCCAAAGCGTTAATAACGCAAAGCTTGAACAAGATATATGGAGGAAAGGATGAGTGA
- a CDS encoding ABC transporter ATP-binding protein produces MSEFIYQTSNLTKFYGKFQALKDVNLSLGRGRIIGLLGKNGAGKSTLMRCLLGFLNHKGSVKLGDMEIKHRDPRVFEEVAFIPDVSGLDDRLTVRQTVEYVRGVNPRWNDSRAQKLLSVSNLPPKFKVGKLSKGMKTKLYLLITLSLDVSFLMLDEPTLGLDIAFRKEFFDTILGEFFDESKTILISTHQAEEVEHLLQEVIFIDHGQILLHEEMESLKSRLRVVTLPSDREAEIMAHKPRLIARTLGTVSAVLDAEVEISGASYGRANLTDLFLSIVGGTDETV; encoded by the coding sequence ATGAGTGAATTCATCTACCAAACAAGCAACCTGACGAAGTTCTACGGCAAATTCCAGGCTCTGAAAGACGTGAACCTGAGCCTGGGGCGCGGCCGGATCATCGGCTTGCTGGGCAAGAACGGAGCGGGTAAATCGACCCTGATGCGCTGCCTTTTGGGTTTTCTGAACCATAAGGGCAGCGTGAAACTGGGGGATATGGAAATCAAACACCGGGACCCCCGCGTTTTTGAAGAAGTGGCCTTCATCCCAGATGTGAGCGGATTGGACGACCGCCTCACGGTTCGCCAGACCGTCGAATACGTTCGGGGCGTGAATCCCCGCTGGAACGACAGCCGCGCCCAAAAGCTTCTGTCAGTCAGCAATCTGCCCCCGAAATTCAAGGTGGGCAAACTCTCCAAAGGCATGAAGACCAAACTCTACCTGCTTATCACCCTCTCGCTGGACGTGAGCTTTCTGATGCTCGACGAACCTACGCTGGGACTGGACATTGCCTTTCGCAAGGAATTTTTCGACACCATCCTGGGCGAGTTCTTCGACGAGAGCAAGACCATCCTCATCTCTACTCATCAGGCGGAGGAGGTGGAGCATTTGCTGCAGGAAGTAATCTTCATCGACCACGGGCAAATCCTGCTTCACGAAGAGATGGAAAGCCTGAAAAGCCGGCTGCGGGTGGTTACCCTGCCTAGTGACCGGGAAGCTGAAATCATGGCACACAAGCCCCGCCTCATCGCACGCACCCTGGGCACTGTGAGCGCCGTTCTAGACGCGGAAGTGGAGATTTCCGGAGCCAGTTACGGCCGGGCCAATCTCACGGACCTTTTCCTTTCAATTGTGGGAGGTACAGATGAAACAGTGTAA
- the sppA gene encoding signal peptide peptidase SppA yields the protein MKHILWSLLLLISLPALINAQTPAWNELDLTGMDYPSASIDNLFVPLANPSLLCTGHASGLGWAQTLDDWKLRRHYWLFANMDNLSYTLEYTRDAADSPMNYHTLALGSKVLPNSILPNLYIGTHYRWKNGNIGRGDWRSALTYRPHGSTSLAFRLDNPYKESPAYHAGAALRPLAFVNGIREERLELSADIDYDKDDGGYGFNDFVIGAHTRLLDGLNIGASYNLDKKTAWMNFSLSFGKVDVGAVATSKNRVPYIHFSDNLFRPFLGLRGKNWYEMKLEGKIKTYTEPKFKIGKIRIMDNQNKGIESLIADINRAKEDPSVHGILLKNPSFSTSFALLQELTDAFRDFKSGGKKITFYYDNIGNSGYMFASSIADAIYLNPQGVVDLRGLSASSPYFKELLDTLGVEVMNFRSHKYKNAGNVFSETEMTEAEREVYDSLLQSIYDQIVAAMDAGRGDKLKSSVQETIDAGPYFLASDALAAGLVDKIIYEDELKDILKDEFSFSGTQSCVPEHINYKWSQPRESLIAVIYAQGNIVMGEGEPGSVIAHENTVKLIREARKNPMYKGIILRVDSGGGSGQASDIILRELQLAQTENKKPVVVSMSGMAGSGGYYIACGADRIVAQPSTLTGSIGVMGLTFALPRLYDKIGVNWSTVQKGVNADFGATHRYWTEEEKSRMSDFIEAYYEDFVRKVDKGRDGLDYDQVHAIAQGRVWTGEQALKNGLVDALGGLDTALEEMRKLTGIKGHITLVDATSSDDGMEIKMGGNPFGASLRNDALDKFLGSYMRVYELWRDFGDGEVLMLTPLEMRDIQF from the coding sequence ATGAAGCATATTCTGTGGAGCCTTTTGCTCCTTATCTCACTACCGGCGTTGATCAACGCCCAAACCCCTGCCTGGAACGAGCTCGACCTCACCGGGATGGATTATCCCAGCGCCAGCATCGACAACCTCTTCGTCCCGCTGGCCAACCCCTCCCTGCTGTGCACAGGCCACGCCAGCGGACTTGGCTGGGCACAAACTCTCGACGACTGGAAATTACGCCGCCACTACTGGCTTTTCGCCAATATGGACAACCTTAGCTACACCCTTGAATACACCAGGGATGCGGCAGACAGCCCGATGAATTACCACACCCTGGCCCTGGGTAGCAAAGTGCTGCCAAACAGTATTCTGCCCAACCTCTACATAGGAACTCATTACCGTTGGAAAAACGGAAACATCGGCCGGGGCGACTGGCGCAGCGCCCTAACCTACAGGCCCCACGGCTCCACCTCGCTGGCTTTCAGGCTGGACAACCCCTACAAGGAATCCCCTGCCTATCACGCCGGCGCGGCTTTGCGGCCCCTGGCTTTTGTGAATGGGATCAGGGAAGAAAGGCTGGAACTGAGCGCGGACATCGACTATGACAAAGACGACGGCGGCTACGGATTCAACGACTTCGTTATCGGCGCCCACACCAGACTTTTGGATGGCTTGAACATCGGAGCTTCCTACAATCTGGACAAGAAAACTGCCTGGATGAACTTCAGCCTCAGCTTCGGCAAGGTTGATGTTGGCGCTGTCGCCACCAGCAAAAATAGAGTACCTTACATCCATTTCTCGGACAACCTCTTCCGCCCCTTCCTGGGCCTGCGCGGGAAAAACTGGTACGAAATGAAGTTGGAAGGGAAAATCAAGACCTACACCGAGCCGAAATTTAAAATCGGCAAGATAAGGATAATGGATAACCAGAACAAGGGCATCGAAAGCCTGATAGCCGACATCAACCGGGCCAAGGAAGACCCCTCCGTGCACGGCATCCTGCTGAAAAACCCCTCCTTCTCCACTTCCTTCGCCCTTTTGCAGGAACTCACGGACGCTTTCCGGGATTTCAAGTCCGGAGGCAAAAAAATCACCTTCTACTATGACAATATCGGCAATTCAGGCTACATGTTCGCCTCCTCCATAGCTGACGCCATCTATCTTAATCCACAGGGAGTGGTGGATTTGCGTGGCCTTTCCGCCTCCAGCCCCTATTTCAAGGAGTTGCTGGACACTCTGGGGGTGGAGGTGATGAACTTTCGCAGCCACAAATACAAAAACGCCGGAAACGTGTTTTCCGAAACCGAAATGACCGAGGCCGAGCGCGAGGTTTACGATTCCCTTCTCCAGAGCATCTACGACCAGATAGTGGCCGCCATGGACGCCGGACGGGGCGACAAGTTGAAAAGCTCCGTTCAGGAAACCATCGACGCCGGCCCCTATTTTCTGGCCTCGGACGCCCTGGCGGCGGGCCTGGTGGACAAGATTATCTATGAAGACGAGCTAAAGGATATTCTGAAGGATGAATTCAGCTTTTCTGGCACCCAAAGCTGCGTTCCCGAACACATCAATTACAAATGGAGCCAGCCCCGCGAGAGCCTCATCGCGGTTATCTATGCCCAGGGCAACATCGTGATGGGCGAAGGGGAACCCGGCTCCGTGATTGCCCACGAAAACACCGTGAAGCTGATACGCGAAGCGCGCAAAAACCCCATGTATAAAGGAATTATCCTGCGCGTGGATAGCGGCGGCGGATCTGGCCAGGCCTCCGACATCATCCTGCGCGAACTCCAGCTTGCCCAAACTGAAAACAAGAAGCCGGTAGTGGTATCCATGTCCGGCATGGCGGGTTCCGGAGGCTATTACATCGCCTGCGGAGCCGACCGCATCGTGGCTCAACCCTCCACTCTCACCGGTTCCATCGGCGTTATGGGGCTCACTTTCGCCCTGCCCAGGCTCTACGACAAGATCGGCGTGAACTGGTCAACGGTGCAAAAAGGCGTCAATGCCGATTTCGGCGCCACCCACCGCTACTGGACAGAAGAAGAGAAGAGCAGGATGAGCGATTTCATTGAAGCCTATTACGAAGACTTTGTAAGAAAAGTGGACAAGGGACGCGACGGCCTGGATTACGACCAGGTGCACGCCATCGCCCAGGGGCGCGTCTGGACAGGCGAACAGGCTTTGAAGAACGGACTGGTTGACGCCCTCGGCGGACTCGACACCGCCCTTGAGGAAATGCGCAAACTAACCGGCATCAAAGGCCACATCACACTCGTGGACGCAACCTCTTCCGATGACGGAATGGAGATCAAGATGGGGGGCAATCCCTTCGGAGCATCGCTGCGCAACGACGCCCTGGACAAGTTTCTGGGAAGCTACATGCGCGTCTATGAACTCTGGCGCGATTTCGGCGACGGCGAAGTGCTGATGCTCACCCCGCTGGAAATGAGAGACATTCAGTTCTAA
- a CDS encoding tRNA (cytidine(34)-2'-O)-methyltransferase, which yields MTLPLPSANLHVVLYEPEIPANTGNIGRLCVGSGAILHIIQPCRFLLTDKALKRAGLDYWEHLDLRLHKDWEEIPRLCLPDRIWLCTTKSSRSYLEPRYQPGDFLVFGPESRGLPQTLLDAHPSQTLTIPMSPNLRSLNLSNAVAIVLFEALRQTIGSRG from the coding sequence ATGACGCTGCCCCTTCCTTCAGCAAACCTGCACGTGGTCCTCTATGAACCGGAGATTCCAGCCAACACAGGCAATATCGGCCGGCTTTGCGTGGGTTCGGGAGCAATTCTCCACATCATCCAGCCCTGCAGATTCCTGCTTACGGACAAAGCGCTCAAACGGGCCGGACTGGATTATTGGGAGCATCTGGACCTGAGGCTGCACAAGGATTGGGAGGAAATTCCCCGCCTCTGCCTTCCGGACCGCATCTGGCTTTGCACCACAAAATCCAGCCGCAGCTATCTGGAGCCCCGTTATCAGCCTGGCGATTTCCTCGTTTTCGGCCCCGAATCCAGAGGCCTGCCCCAAACCCTCCTTGATGCCCATCCCTCTCAGACGCTCACCATCCCCATGAGCCCCAACCTCCGTTCCCTCAACCTCTCCAATGCCGTTGCCATCGTCCTCTTCGAAGCCCTGCGCCAAACCATCGGTTCCCGTGGTTGA